DNA from Agarilytica rhodophyticola:
ACCTTAGATGGCGCATTTGGTACCTCTTTTACAAATTTCGGCACCAAATACCCCGGTAGATTAGCAAGTAACGTGCGATTTAGCGAGAGGACATCGACCTCATTTACTGTGAAATGTGATGATCCCTTAACTTTGTCTAACAAATGTAGATAGTAAGGCAGTACTCCCGATTGAAAAAGCTTCTTGCTTAATGTGATCAAGGTTTCCGAGGTATCATTGACACCTTTTAATACAACAGATTGGTTAAGCAAAATGATGCCGCTATTCTTTAGGGCGGTAAGGGCTGCTGCTACCTCTTCGTCAATCTCTTGTGGATGATTACAGTGAATGACAAGGCTTACCAATAGACCTGAGTCTTTTAATGTTGCCAACAATTCTTCGGTAATGCGTGAAGGAGCAACAATTGGGATACGGCTGTGAATGCGCAGGCGCTCTACATGGGGAATTTCAGCGAGTGCTGCTACTAACCAAGAAAGTTGGCGGTCAGAAACTGCCAAAGGGTCGCCGCCACTAAGAATCACCTCTTCAACATCTTTGTTGTTGCTTATGTAGTCTAATGCCTGTTGCCATTGTTGACGTGATAAGGCGTGCTGTTGGTAATCAAAGTGACGACGAAAACAATAGCGACAGTTAATCGCGCACTGGTTTGCCGCAATCAATAATACACGTCCATGATATTTGTGTATCAGGCCAGGAACAGGGGTGAAGTCCTCTTCTTCAAGAGGATCATCGACAAAGTCGGGTGTTTCAATTAACTCTTCACCAAGGGGCAGAATTTGCTTGAGTAAGGGGTCGTCGGGATTATTTTGCTGTATACGGCTGACATACGCGCGGGTGCTTCGCAGAGGAAACAATGTGTGTGCTTTTTGTGCAGCAGGTAAGAGCTCGGCAGGCAAATTCAGTAGTGAAAATAGCTCTTCTGGCTGAGTTATTAGGTCAGAAAGCTCTTCTTGCCAACTTTTAGTCTGCCATGTAGGGATCGTTCGAGGTATCATTAGCGCTTTTTCCAACAGTACTAGGGGCTGTTAACAGGTTCCAGTGTATCTAATAAGTTTTTTGAGGACAAAATGGCTAGCTATTCTACCAATGAATTTCGAAGTGGTTTAAAAGTTTTACTCGATGGGGACCCCTGTTCCATTGTTGAAAACGAATTTGTTAAACCGGGTAAAGGTCAAGCCTTTAACCGAGTGCGACTAAAAAATCTTAAAACGGGCCGAACCTGGGAGCGAACCTTTAAATCTGGTGAATCTCTTGAAGCTGCTGACGTTATGGATGTCGAAATGGAATATCTCTACAACGATGGTGAGTTTTGGCATTTCATGGAGCCAGATACATTTGAACAGCACCAAGCCGACAAGAATGCCGTTAGCGATAGTGCTAAGTGGTTGCGCGAGCAAGATAAAGTAGTGGTGACTCTATATAATGGTGCGCCTTTGGCGGTATTACCCCCTAATCACGTTGAGCTTGAAATTATTGAGACTGATCCCGGCTTGAAAGGTGACACTGCCCAGGGCGGAACCAAACCTGCGACCTTATCTACTGGAGCCGTTGTTAAAGTTCCACTGTTCGTCTCTCAAGGGGAAGTGGTGCGTGTAGACACGCGTACTGGAGAATATTTAGGTCGAGCGAGTAAATAACATCGCATTTTTATTTGCGATACTCAGAAAAGTGCTTCCTGCATTTTTCTGAGTTTTATCCTACATGTAAAATTTCAGTATATTTTCAATCGTGTATTTTCAATTATGTGGCAGTCGTTACTAGACAGAGACGCCTTAATTGCGCGAGCTCAACTGTTATCTAATATTCGTAAATTTTTCGCTAGCAGGAAGATCATAGAAGTGGATGTTCCTGCAATAGGAGCTTCTACCGTAACGGATGTGCATCTTTGTGCGCTAGATTTAGATGTTAATGGCTCCCCCTATTATTTACAGACTTCTCCTGAGTTTTTTATGAAACGCTTATTGGCAGGTGGTTCTGGCTCAATTTATTCCTTGGCCAAGGCGTTTCGTAACGATGAAGTAAGTAAACGTCATAATCCAGAATTTACTATGTTGGAGTGGTATCACCAAGGCTATACGGATAAAGAACTGATCGAAGAAGTTATTGAGTTAATCCAATGTTTAAAACCGGGTGAATGTGTTGACAGGGTTTCCTATGGCGAGATATTTGAGCGAAAGGTAGGTATTGATCCTCATTACGCGACAGCGGAGCAACTTGAGAAAGTTGCGGCAGAGCAACTTAATGTCCATTGGCAAGGTGATGATAAGAGTACGTGGTTGGATTTATTATTTAGTCATCAAGTAGAGCCCCACTTAAAAAAACCTACAGTGGTATATGATTATCCTGCCTGCCAATGTGCTCTTGCCCGGGTCACTGAAAACCAGCAAGGCGTGCCTGTTGCAAAGAGGTTTGAACTATTCTGGTGTGGTTTGGAGCTGGCCAATGGTTATTGGGAATTAACGGATGCAGAAGAACAGTTTAAGCGATTTCAGCAGGATGTTACTTCAAGAAAAAGCCTTGGACGTAAAGAAGTAAAAATAGATTCTAAATTTATGGCGGCATTAGAATCGGGGTTGCCCGAATGTGCTGGGGTTGCTCTAGGGGTTGATCGATTATTTATGTGCCTTCAAGGGCAACAATCTATTGACCAGACAATTGCTTTTGCGTTTGAACACTTATAAAAGCAATTAGGGCCTTTTAAAAGGCCCTAAAATAAACTCGATTAATCTCTGGTGTTAACCTTTGTTATTGCTCTTGTCGCACTGTATTTCGTGATTCATTTCTAGGGCTGGTGATTCACTAGTAGGTGTACCTATGGCTTTTGCTGGCACACCGACCACTGTTGTATGGGCGGGAACTGAGTTGAGGACGACACTGCCGGCACCTACTTTAGCACCATCACCTATGGTGATATTACCCAAGATTTTTGCTCCTGCACTAATTAAGCAACCTTTGCCAATTTTCGGATGACGATCACCCGCTTCTTTGCCGGTGCCGCCAAGTGTTACTCCCTGCATGATCGACACATCGTCGCCAATCACTGCTGTTTCTCCAATGACAATTCCGGTGGCGTGATCAAGCATAATACCTTTGCCAATTTTTGCCGCAGGGTGGATATCCACCCCAAAAGTGACAGTAATATGGCTTTGCAGAAAATAAGCCATAGATTCCCGCTTATTTTGCCAAAGGCAGTGTGCAACACGATAGGCTTGTAGCGCGTGAAAGCCTTTGAAGTATAAGAAGGGGAGTAAATAAGAATCGCAGGCAGAGTCGCGTTCATATACTGCGGCAATATCAGCTCTTACCGCTTCACTGAGGCAGTCGGTCTTATCACCTGATTGTCTTATCGATTCTTCAATAATTTCTCTAACTTGCAGCGCCGAAATAGCCGGATTCGCCAATTTATTTGCTAGATGAAAACTTAGCGCATCCTCTAAGGTATTATGGTTAAGTACGGTAGCATGGAAAAAGCTAGCCAAGGCAGGTTCAACTTCTGCCTGATGCTTAGCTTCCTCGCATATCGCTTGCCAAATAGAGTCTTGTTGCCTGAAAACAGCGGTTTTTTGACCTGTTTGCATATCTACTCCAATACATCATTACCATATAATAATTAGGGTCATTATGCCTTTTTCAACCCGAAAGTTATTTCAAAGTTCATATAATTTAGTGATTATTTCGTGCTGAATAACATAAATGGCTTTAATACGATAACCATAGTGTTATCTGTGAACAAGTTTAAGGCAAGCTTAAAACTGCATTAATTGTATGAAAGCAGTGTATTGTAATATGTGTTTGTGTCGCCGGAACGAGACCCTTATTAGAATTGGGTCAAAATGTGACGCAGACAAGGCTTTGGCTCTAATAGATGTTTTCGTGTCTGTCATTCCAGTGCATCATATGAATACTTTAAAGGCTTTGTATTGTTTTATCGTTTGCGATATTTAAGGCTTGTAACATGTCATCGCGTGTAAAGTATGATAGATAGTGGGCTGCAACCTTTCTTTTTGGCGCTCCGTATCTCTTTTTATTTGTTAATTCATCATCAATCGGAGACAAGAGAATAATGAAATCTTCTTTGACCAGTACTATCTTGAATCACTTAAGGTTAACGAAAGTTGTTCTCGTTACGCTTTCGGTATCAACATTAATTGCCTGCGGTGGAGGCTCTGGCGATGATGGCGATGCATTTGCTGATAACCCCACATCAACGCCAACTCCCGCGGCAACACCGACACCTAGCCCCAGCCCTGATGCCAGCGCGACGCCCACTCCGACGCCGACGGCTACTCCAACGCCCACGCCAACGCCTACCCCGACTCCTGTCGCTACCTTAGCGCAGATACAGGATCAGATATTCACTCCTTCATGTGCTGAGTGTCATGGTGGCGCTTCTCCGTCTGCAGGTTTGGGTTTGGATGATGCTACTACTAGCTTTAACAACCTGGTAAATGTGACTTCAAGGGAGGTGGCTTCGCTTATGAGAGTTACTCCCAATAATCCTGACGATAGTTATCTGGTCAGAAAAGTCGAAGGTGGACCTGATATTGTTGGTGGGAGAATGCCCCTTGGCCGTCAGCCACTGAGTGTTGCGCAAATTGCTATGATACGCAGCTGGATTGCTAATGGCGCAATGCAGGGGGCTTCAGTAACTACCAGCACAAAAGTGTTCGGTACACAGTTGTCCGAAACTGAAGGTAGCACTACCTTTTCTGTACAAACCAGTGCTGAACTAGATGCATCTACACTATCTGAACACACTGTGCTTTTATATCTTGTTAGCGGAGGCAACAAAACTCTTGCTGGTAGCAGCGATATTCAAGTGCAGGCTATTGGCAATATATTAAATGTGAGCTACTTGGGCGATATGAATAGCGTTGATAGTATCGAGCTGCAAATAAATAATCCTTCAATTTCATCTGTTATGGATATTTTCGGTCGTCAGCTAGATGGCGATAATGATGGTATTGACGGTGGTATATACACTTTCAAAGGTAACTTATAGTTTAGTTACTTTCTTTTTTAGAGCATTTCATTTGTATAAAGCGTGCTACAAGTTGGTGAGTGAAATGCTCAATAAGCCCATTGGGCTTTGTTTAGCAATAGTTGTTACTGCACATATAAACTACTATTGCAACTTAAGTAACTATTACAAATTATAGCTATAGCTAAAAATGGCTCTGCGTCTATCTTCAATACCTAGACTAGTGTTTTCATTTGCCTGATAGTCTGCGAAGCGCAGCATAAACGAATGTTTCTTTAGAAATTTATATGTAATATCCATATCAAATTCTTCTCCAAGATCCTGTGAGCCACTTTCTTCATCAAATCTGTGATAGCGAGCGTCGATTTTCCATGGGGCTTTTCGCCATGTGATTCGAAAAGATTTGTCTTCAAGGCCATTGGCTGGTGGCGCATTAAGTCTATCCCCCCAGCCTTGAAATTCATGTAGTGAACCAAGCACCGAAAAAAAAGGGATGCCATTTTTGGATGCTAATTGTTCGTAGCGCCAACTGACTTCGAAGGATTTTATTCCCACACCAATATCAAATCTATAATAAGGCAGCGTTGGTTCGGTCGGGGCTTCGGTTCTTTTTTGAATTGCTGCTTCAGCTTCTACACGGTATTGGAAAGTGGTCGGCTTGTATTTAAATGCGTAACTAGCACCGACTGTATTGGCGGATGTTAATGGTACGTCTTTGTTATCGACAATGTAGGAATAGACGTTTAATTTTGAATAGTCCCATTCGTTAAATTCTGCACGTAATAAATGTGTATTATGCTCGTGATCTCCCAACGCTGGCGGTGGTCTGCGACCTGCGAATTGGGCGAAGTTGATATCGCTAGGATCTAAATTCTCATCCGCATCATCTCCGCTTATACGATTAGCATTAGCAATATAAATATAATTGAACTGTGAACTGGAAAGCCAATTTAAGTCTACGCGTGCAGCATCAAAGGTTTGCTCATTTTGCCAAAAGCTCATAGCACCTACATGGCGCTGGTTATCCAGGTTAATCTTTTGTCTGCCCAGTTTGATTTGACCGTTGGTAAAGTCGTATTGCACAAGCACTTGGTTGAGATCAAAGCCTGGGACATCTGGAATCGCTGGCTGACCATTAAATCTAGCGCCATCGCTGTGCTCATCTTCAGAGCCTGTTTCCACGTAGTCCAGCTCTATGAATGTAGACAGATTTGATGTCCATGAAGAGTCGAGATTAAGACGTATAAGCGCCGATTGTGCCTGGCCGT
Protein-coding regions in this window:
- the epmB gene encoding EF-P beta-lysylation protein EpmB, translating into MIPRTIPTWQTKSWQEELSDLITQPEELFSLLNLPAELLPAAQKAHTLFPLRSTRAYVSRIQQNNPDDPLLKQILPLGEELIETPDFVDDPLEEEDFTPVPGLIHKYHGRVLLIAANQCAINCRYCFRRHFDYQQHALSRQQWQQALDYISNNKDVEEVILSGGDPLAVSDRQLSWLVAALAEIPHVERLRIHSRIPIVAPSRITEELLATLKDSGLLVSLVIHCNHPQEIDEEVAAALTALKNSGIILLNQSVVLKGVNDTSETLITLSKKLFQSGVLPYYLHLLDKVKGSSHFTVNEVDVLSLNRTLLANLPGYLVPKFVKEVPNAPSKVPII
- the efp gene encoding elongation factor P; the encoded protein is MASYSTNEFRSGLKVLLDGDPCSIVENEFVKPGKGQAFNRVRLKNLKTGRTWERTFKSGESLEAADVMDVEMEYLYNDGEFWHFMEPDTFEQHQADKNAVSDSAKWLREQDKVVVTLYNGAPLAVLPPNHVELEIIETDPGLKGDTAQGGTKPATLSTGAVVKVPLFVSQGEVVRVDTRTGEYLGRASK
- the epmA gene encoding EF-P lysine aminoacylase EpmA, with amino-acid sequence MWQSLLDRDALIARAQLLSNIRKFFASRKIIEVDVPAIGASTVTDVHLCALDLDVNGSPYYLQTSPEFFMKRLLAGGSGSIYSLAKAFRNDEVSKRHNPEFTMLEWYHQGYTDKELIEEVIELIQCLKPGECVDRVSYGEIFERKVGIDPHYATAEQLEKVAAEQLNVHWQGDDKSTWLDLLFSHQVEPHLKKPTVVYDYPACQCALARVTENQQGVPVAKRFELFWCGLELANGYWELTDAEEQFKRFQQDVTSRKSLGRKEVKIDSKFMAALESGLPECAGVALGVDRLFMCLQGQQSIDQTIAFAFEHL
- the cysE gene encoding serine O-acetyltransferase translates to MQTGQKTAVFRQQDSIWQAICEEAKHQAEVEPALASFFHATVLNHNTLEDALSFHLANKLANPAISALQVREIIEESIRQSGDKTDCLSEAVRADIAAVYERDSACDSYLLPFLYFKGFHALQAYRVAHCLWQNKRESMAYFLQSHITVTFGVDIHPAAKIGKGIMLDHATGIVIGETAVIGDDVSIMQGVTLGGTGKEAGDRHPKIGKGCLISAGAKILGNITIGDGAKVGAGSVVLNSVPAHTTVVGVPAKAIGTPTSESPALEMNHEIQCDKSNNKG
- a CDS encoding alginate export family protein: MTGIKHLFSPRTFLQSTVYFIGTMLIVSDIQAADHKLDYGVRLRHADLKDGEVDGQAQSALIRLNLDSSWTSNLSTFIELDYVETGSEDEHSDGARFNGQPAIPDVPGFDLNQVLVQYDFTNGQIKLGRQKINLDNQRHVGAMSFWQNEQTFDAARVDLNWLSSSQFNYIYIANANRISGDDADENLDPSDINFAQFAGRRPPPALGDHEHNTHLLRAEFNEWDYSKLNVYSYIVDNKDVPLTSANTVGASYAFKYKPTTFQYRVEAEAAIQKRTEAPTEPTLPYYRFDIGVGIKSFEVSWRYEQLASKNGIPFFSVLGSLHEFQGWGDRLNAPPANGLEDKSFRITWRKAPWKIDARYHRFDEESGSQDLGEEFDMDITYKFLKKHSFMLRFADYQANENTSLGIEDRRRAIFSYSYNL